The Methanofastidiosum sp. nucleotide sequence TCACATAATCCGAATAAGACAGGATTATTCTCAGAACCTTATCAGCTACATTGGGCATATTATAATCTACCACAAGCCGTAAAGTATCTTTTTCTTGCTTCTCTAAAACCTCCAGCCCTTGCATTATTCTCTCCTTATTTAACCCCACCATCATCACCGCTGCCTCTTCCATAGCTTCTGGCCGTTCGTGGGCTTGCCTTATATTAAGTGCTCTGAAGCCCAGGATTGATGATTCTTCGCTTATAGTGCCGCTGTCACTGAGTACGGCTTTGGCTTTGGTTTGCAGCTTAACATAGTCATTAAACCCTAAAGGTTTCATGGTTTTTATCAGAGGATTGAATACTATCTGTTTTGCCTCTATCATGTTTTTTGTTCTGGGATGGGTACTCATTATAATAGGAAACTTGTATTTATCCGCTATCGCATTTAAGCTATCCACCAGGTCGAGGAAGTTTGTCTCTGAATTAATATTTTCCTCTCTGTGGGCTGACACTACGAAGTATTTGCCTTCTTGCAGTTCCAAGCGTTCCAGGACATTTGAGTTCTCAATATCTTCTTTCCTGGAGTTGAGCACTTCAATCATCGGACTGCCGGTTTTAATGATTCTAGCTGCTGGCAGGCCTTCTCTTAGCAAATATTCCCTGGCAATATCACTATAGGTTAGGTTTATGTCGGCTATATGATCGACTATTTTTCTATTGCTTTCTTCCGGCACCCTTTGATCAAAACATCTGTTGCCGGCTTCCATATGGAATATGGGAATATGTCTTCTCTTCGCTGCTATGGCGCATAAGCAGCTGTTGGTGTCTCCCAGTACCAGGAAAGCATCTGGTTTTACTTCCTCCATTATAGGGTCAATTTTAATAAGGATATTTCCTATGGTTTCTACTGCTGTTCCAATGGCAGCATTAAGAAAATAGTCAGGTTTTCTTAAGTTAAAATCTTTGAAAAAGATTTCATTTAATTCGTAATCATAATTTTGTCCTGTATGTACCAGGGTGTGTTCTATGGCTTCTGATGATTCTAATTTATTAATAACAGCTGACAGCCTGATGATTTCTGGTCTGGTTCCTACGACTGTCATTACTTTTAATTGTTTCATGGTATTAAACCTCCAAAAACAGGTATCCAGTGTGTTAGACGTAATAACTAAAGGCTGTGTTCAAGTATCCTTTTCCGGCAAGTATGAAATATATGTGCTGTATAGTGCTCGATCAAATTCAGTTTCCAATAGTGGTTTCAGATTGCTTTCTAAACAGCTTTTGAAATCATACAGCTTGTCTGCCAGTTCACC carries:
- the wecB gene encoding UDP-N-acetylglucosamine 2-epimerase (non-hydrolyzing), yielding MKQLKVMTVVGTRPEIIRLSAVINKLESSEAIEHTLVHTGQNYDYELNEIFFKDFNLRKPDYFLNAAIGTAVETIGNILIKIDPIMEEVKPDAFLVLGDTNSCLCAIAAKRRHIPIFHMEAGNRCFDQRVPEESNRKIVDHIADINLTYSDIAREYLLREGLPAARIIKTGSPMIEVLNSRKEDIENSNVLERLELQEGKYFVVSAHREENINSETNFLDLVDSLNAIADKYKFPIIMSTHPRTKNMIEAKQIVFNPLIKTMKPLGFNDYVKLQTKAKAVLSDSGTISEESSILGFRALNIRQAHERPEAMEEAAVMMVGLNKERIMQGLEVLEKQEKDTLRLVVDYNMPNVADKVLRIILSYSDYVNRVVWGNY